A genomic segment from Capra hircus breed San Clemente chromosome 15, ASM170441v1, whole genome shotgun sequence encodes:
- the LOC102180752 gene encoding olfactory receptor 52D1-like, translated as MVSASVPNDTSFHPSTFILLGIPGMRDQHIWAAIPFCSMYILALVGNGTILYIIMKERTLHEPMYLFLCLLSITDLVLCSTTLPKMLTLFWLKSHRISYQGCLTQMFFVHTIFATESAVLLAMAFDRYVAICRPLHYASILNAMVIGKIGLACVVRALLFVFPFVILIERLPFCGHHIIPHTYCEHMGIAKLACASIRPNTIYGLAVALSVTGMDVVLIATSYGLILRAVLRLPSKDAQFRAFSTCGAHICVILVFYVPAFFSFFTHRFGQQVPPHAHIVLANLYLLVPPVLNPLVYGINTKQIRLRIFDFFMGRR; from the coding sequence ATGGTTTCTGCATCTGTCCCCAATGACACTAGCTTCCATCCTTCCACATTTATTCTACTTGGAATCCCTGGGATGAGAGACCAGCACATTTgggctgccatccccttctgctccatgTATATCCTTGCTCTGGTTGGCAATGGAACTATCCTCTACATCATTATGAAGGAGAGAACTCTGCACGAGCCAATGTACCTCTTCCTGTGCCTGCTGTCTATCACTGACCTGGTACTTTGTTCAACCACTTTGCCCAAAATGCTAACACTCTTCTGGCTTAAGTCCCACAGAATATCCTACCAAGGCTGCCTCACCCAGATGTTTTTTGTGCATACAATCTTTGCCACAGAATCAGCTGTTCTGCTGGCCATGGCTTTTGACCGCTACGTGGCTATCTGCCGTCCACTTCATTATGCATCCATCCTCAACGCCATGGTGATTGGGAAGATTGGTCTGGCATGTGTGGTCCGTGCCCTTCTCTTTGTTTTCCCCTTTGTCATCCTCATAGAACGCCTACCTTTCTGTGGACATCACATCATCCCTCACACCTACTGTGAACATATGGGCATTGCCAAACTGGCCTGTGCCAGCATCAGGCCCAACACTATTTATGGTCTCGCTGTGGCGCTTTCAGTCACTGGGATGGACGTGGTCCTCATCGCCACTTCCTATGGCCTGATCCTGCGGGCTGTGTTGCGCCTGCCCTCGAAGGATGCCCAGTTCCGAGCGTTTAGCACTTGTGGAGCTCATATATGTGTGATTCTTGTATTCTATGTAcctgcctttttttcctttttcacccaCCGTTTTGGCCAGCAAGTACCTCCTCATGCACATATTGTACTCGCAAACCTCTATCTCCTTGTGCCCCCTGTTCTCAACCCCTTGGTCTACGGCATTAACACCAAACAGATCCGCCTGAGAATATTTGACTTTTTTATGGGGAGAAGATAG
- the LOC102176880 gene encoding olfactory receptor 52E4-like, with the protein MTDCNASQGHPSFFLLQGIPGMEDKHKWISIPFASMYFVTILGNCTILFTISTECSLHKPMFLLLGMLALTDLGMSTTTIPKVLCIFWFEQTDISFEGCLVQLFFLHSISALQSAILMSMAFDRYVAICEPLRYATILSNSRIGLIGLVSLVRAVLLILPMPILLQKMPFHAKHVIPTTYCEHMAVVKMVCVDTTVNRVYGLVVALLVVGVDISAIASSYVLIIRAVMRLSSKEAHQKAVNTCTTHICVMLTSYTPSLFSFLTHRFGRGIPPHVHTILGSLYFLVPPMLNPIIYAVKTKEFQDKLTKYGCWRKELINIIHDQKPL; encoded by the coding sequence ATGACTGACTGCAATGCCTCCCAGGGCCacccctctttcttccttctccaaggcattcCTGGGATGGAGGACAAACACAAGTGGATCTCTATTCCTTTCGCTTCCATGTACTTTGTCACCATCCTGGGGAACTGCACCATCCTCTTCACCATCTCCACAGAGTGCTCCCTGCATAAGCCCATGTTCCTGCTCCTTGGCATGCTGGCCCTCACGGACCTGGGCATGTCCACAACCACCATCCCCAAGGTGCTGTGCATCTTCTGGTTTGAGCAGACTGACATCAGCTTTGAGGGCTGCCTGGTCCAGCTGTTCTTCCTCCACTCCATCTCTGCCTTGCAGTCTGCCATCCTCATGTCCATGGCCtttgaccgctatgtggccatctgtgaGCCCCTGCGCTATGCCACCATCCTTTCCAACAGCCGCATCGGGCTCATCGGCCTTGTGAGTTTAGTGAGAGCTGTCCTGCTCATTCTCCCCATGCCCATCCTCCTCCAGAAGATGCCCTTTCATGCCAAGCATGTCATCCCCACCACCTACTGTGAGCACATGGCTGTGGTGAAGATGGTGTGTGTGGACACCACGGTCAACAGGGTGTATGGTCTGGTGGTGGCCTTGTTGGTTGTTGGAGTAGACATCTCTGCTATTGCCTCATCTTATGTGCTGATCATCCGGGCTGTAATGCGGCTCTCTTCTAAGGAAGCCCACCAAAAAGCAGTAAATACCTGCACCACACATATCTGTGTCATGCTTACCTCTTATACTCCctccctgttttcttttctcactcATCGCTTTGGGCGGGGAATCCCACCTCATGTGCACACAATTCTTGGCAGCCTCTACTTCCTCGTACCTCCAATGCTCAACCCTATTATTTATGCAGTGAAAACCAAAGAGTTTCAGGACAAATTGACAAAATATGGGTGCTGGAGGAAGGAGCTTATAAACATTATCCATGATCAGAAACCTCTCTGA
- the LOC102182401 gene encoding olfactory receptor 52E4-like, with protein MTDCNASQGHPSFFLLQGIPGMEDKHKWISIPFASMYFVTILGNCTILFTVSTECSLHKPMFLLLGMLALMDLGMSTTTIPKVLCIFWFEQTDISFEGCLVQLFFLHSISALQSAILMSMAFDRYVAICEPLRYATILSNSRIGLIGLVSLVRAVLLILPMPILLQKMPFHAKHVIPTTYCEHMAVVKMVCVDTTVNRVYGLVVALLVVGVDISAIASSYVLIIRAVMWLSSMKAHQKAVNTCTTHICVMLTSYTPSLFSFLTHHFGQGIPPHVHTILGSLYFLVPPMINPIIYAVKTKEFRDKLTKYGCWRKEPINITYGQKPV; from the coding sequence ATGACTGACTGCAATGCCTCCCAGGGCCacccctctttcttccttctccaaggcattcCTGGGATGGAGGACAAACACAAGTGGATCTCTATTCCTTTCGCTTCCATGTACTTTGTCACCATCCTGGGGAACTGCACCATCCTCTTCACCGTCTCCACAGAGTGCTCCCTGCATAAGCCCATGTTCCTGCTCCTTGGCATGCTGGCCCTCATGGACCTGGGCATGTCCACAACCACCATCCCCAAGGTGCTGTGCATCTTCTGGTTTGAGCAGACTGACATCAGCTTTGAGGGCTGCCTGGTCCAGCTGTTCTTCCTCCACTCCATCTCTGCCTTGCAGTCTGCCATCCTCATGTCCATGGCCtttgaccgctatgtggccatctgtgaGCCCCTGCGCTATGCCACCATCCTTTCCAACAGCCGCATCGGGCTCATCGGCCTTGTGAGTTTAGTGAGAGCTGTCCTGCTCATTCTCCCCATGCCCATCCTCCTCCAGAAGATGCCCTTTCATGCCAAGCATGTCATCCCCACCACCTACTGTGAGCACATGGCTGTGGTGAAGATGGTGTGTGTGGACACCACGGTCAACAGGGTGTATGGTCTGGTGGTGGCCTTGTTGGTTGTTGGGGTAGACATCTCAGCTATTGCCTCATCTTATGTGCTGATCATCCGGGCTGTAATGTGGCTCTCTTCTATGAAAGCTCACCAAAAAGCAGTAAATACCTGCACCACACATATCTGTGTCATGCTTACCTCTTATACTCCctccctgttttcttttctcactcATCACTTTGGGCAGGGAATCCCACCTCATGTGCACACAATTCTTGGCAGCCTCTACTTCCTTGTACCTCCAATGATCAACCCTATTATTTATGCAGTGAAAACCAAAGAGTTTCGGGACAAATTGACAAAATATGGGTGCTGGAGGAAGGAGCCCATAAATATTACCTATGGTCAGAAACCTGTCTGA